A stretch of Halichondria panicea chromosome 1, odHalPani1.1, whole genome shotgun sequence DNA encodes these proteins:
- the LOC135348723 gene encoding uncharacterized protein LOC135348723 isoform X1, which translates to MISSICNYRYLDLHKTIHFAFLGFIKKSSELHGGNKGFIEKAMLRDTLMSIFFLHNSIQIKYLLLIAFMINSQTGEASLVSNTSVACPGEAVLFTCSKPATALRWQVDLPAEFGLTSVQSAIFLGSNVGQRDTFGSGVIMFEAVLVSSDGGTVTSTLINLSEVSVLDGSNVTCTSTVTDGGVIELQQTVIVAVAPTAPLNPRLSAAQNQISSSIVTVLWDSPSSTGGVSVSYVLIISPTPLSGSPVTVETTSAQIIISYNTPYNVNIRAINCVGSSSDMMPMIPAIVTCPSNPTPTNRVTINGAPPLPALVGSTLSFTCNGQTVLATCESNGRWSHDPTTYDCPSVHCSLPPELCNGGIVDYERLNETVLEGTVLTYQCDNEFSLTGPNNINCTNAGLWSIEPEAIKCVLRTEGSTVAILSTGEAIAISFVITFIVAAILGFLAGLLVMHLCSGSCKKAVYSPATKEQANIGPTAPVGPVYEEVSPKDEIELNTNQAYGPVAL; encoded by the exons ATGATTAGCTCTATCTGCAACTATAgatatctagatctacacaaGACAATACATTTTGCTTTTTTGGGCTTTATAAAAAAAAGTAGTGAACTTCATGGTGGTAACAAAGGATTTATAGAGAAAGCGATGCTGAGAGACACACTGATGTCAATTTTCTTCTTACACAATTCAATTCAGATCAAGTATCTTCTGTTAATAGCATTTATGATTAACTCTCAGACAGGAG AGGCCTCTTTAGTGTCCAACACGAGTGTGGCGTGTCCTGGAGAGGCAGTTCTGTTCACATGCTCTAAGCCTGCCACTGCATTAAGATGGCAAGTGGATCTTCCAGCAGAGTTTGGGTTGACGTCAGTACAAAGTGCAATTTTCCTTGGTTCTAATGTTGGTCAAAGGGACACATTTGGATCAGGAGTGATCATGTTTGAGGCTGTTCTTGTGAGCAGTGATGGTGGAACTGTAACGTCCACTCTCATCAACCTcagtgaagtgtctgtactggATGGTAGCAATGTCACCTGTACTAGTACTGTTACTGATGGTGGTGTAATAGAGTTACAACAGACAGTCATAGTTGCTG TTGCTCCAACCGCTCCACTCAACCCAAGACTGTCTGCCGCTCAAAATCAAATCAGTTCGTCCATTGTCACTGTATTATGGGATtctccctcctctactggtggtgtgtctgtcagctatgtcctcatcatctccccaacacctctctccgGGTCACCAGTCACCGTGGAGACCACCTCGGCACAGATAATCATCTCCTATAACACTCCCTACAATGTGAACATCAGAGCTATCAACTGTGTTGGATCGAGCAGTGATATGATGCCAATGATTCCTgctattg TTACATGCCCCTCTAACCCAACGCCTACCAACCGAGTGACCATCAATGGTGCTCCTCCACTGCCTGCACTAGTAGGATCAACTCTTAGTTTCACTTGCAATGGACAGACGGTACTAGCAACCTGTGAGAGTAATGGACGATGGTCACATGACCCCACCACATACGACTGTCCCTCAG TGCACTGCTCTCTTCCTCCTGAGCTGTGCAATGGTGGTATAGTGGACTATGAGAGGTTGAAcgagacagtgttggagggaacagtgctgacttaccagtgtgacaatgaaTTCTCATTGACTGGACCCAACAACATCAATTGTACTAATGCTGGACTCTGGAGCATtgagcctgaggcaatcaAGTGTGTACTTAGGACTGAAG GTTCTACAGTCGCCATCCTATCTACTGGTGAAGCTATCGCTATAAGTTTTGTCATAACTTTCATTGTGGCTGCAATTCTTGGATTCCTTGctggactcctagtgatgcaCTTGTGCTCAGGCTCTTGTAAGAAGGCAGTATACTCTCCAGCAACTAAAGAACAAGCTAATATAGGACCCACTGCACcagttggtcctgtttatgaggaggtgtcacccaaagatgAGATTGAACTGAATACTAACCAGGCGTACGGACCTGTTGCACTATAA
- the LOC135352442 gene encoding uncharacterized protein LOC135352442 isoform X1 has protein sequence MTRLGAAIYWLALSLTLQINVLSATFLVSDERPCPMERVTFTCTAPGANLRWSLSDVASNIDVHSEFTPLNTPLMPVQGYTVTRIALNNAGIASTLSRIAEDGVMVTCLNPNPSNEIGSATIQLAVPPSPPQRVGHSVDNSSADGVSVTVQWDPPTETGGRDDLTYTVTISPPAQLSATVLTSTSVTMTAQYNVNYTVSVVDTNCAGNSTTAEYSFRIGKLAALRSHISDSFAGGCPELTNPTNRTFGPVSSRLPGSTVTIQCDKGYVSPVTMVTCDDGTLLWSPSSETIMCGQLQQTQAPPTTALLMRCTAQLDPPRNGTIISDHFLPAIPGTQVSFQCDNGLFPEGISTSTCLATGDWDRNPGEIVCRVQSPSIFTGTDLGIAVSVSVIITAALFIIIGFLTGLLVIYLRYHKKAAHFPAAEGQGNARSTAPVGPVYEEVSPKEEIELNTNQAYGPL, from the exons ATGACAAGATTAGGAGCTGCTATTTACTGGTTGGCATTAAGTTTAACTCTTCAGATaaatg TTCTATCAGCAACCTTCCTGGTGAGTGATGAGAGGCCGTGTCCAATGGAGAGAGTCACATTCACCTGCACTGCTCCTGGAGCTAACCTGAGATGGTCACTATCTGATGTTGCTTCAAATATCGATGTTCACTCTGAGTTCACTCCCCTCAACACACCTCTGATGCCAGTACAAGGTTACACTGTGACACGGATTGCTCTCAACAATGCTGGCATAGCATCCACCCTCTCAAGAATAGCCGAGGATGGAGTCATGGTGACTTGTCTAAACCCAAACCCTTCAAATGAGATTGGATCAGCGACCATTCAGTTGGCTG TTCCTCCTTCTCCTCCTCAAAGAGTCGGTCACTCTGTTGATAACAGTTCAGCCGATGGAGTCAGTGTGACTGTACAGTGGgaccctcctactgagactggtggtagagatgaccttacctacacagtgactatctcacctccggcccagctctctgctactgtcctcacatccacctctgtcactatgactgctcaatacaatgtgaactacactgtcagtgttgtggataccaactgtgctgggaacagtacaactGCTGAGTACAGCTTTAGGATTGGTAAGCTGGCAGCATTACGCAGTCACATTTCCGATTCCTTTGCAGGCGGCTGTCCTGAGTTGACCAATCCCACAAATAGAACATTTGGACCAGTGTCCAGCAGATTGCCAGGATCCACTGTAACAATCCAGTGTGATAAAGGGTATGTGTCTCCTGTTACGATGGTGACATGTGATGACGGTACACTATTGTGGAGCCCAAGCTCTGAAACTATCATGTGTGGTCAATTGCAACAAACCCAGGCTCCTCCAACAACTG CTCTTCTAATGAGATGCACTGCTCAACTGGACCCACCACGGAATGGTACCATTATCAGTGATCATTTTTTACCAGCTATTCCCGGTACACAAGTGTCCTTTCAGTGTGATAATGGACTGTTCCCCGAGGGGATATCGACTTCCACCTGTCTCGCTACAGGAGATTGGGACAGGAACCCAGGAGAGATTGTCTGTAGAG TTCAATCCCCAAGTATTTTCACTGGTACTGACCTTGGTATTGCTGTTTCCGTTAGTGTGATTATCACGGCAGCTCTGTTTATAATCattggattcctcactggactctTAGTGATATATCTTCGCTATCATAAGAAAGCAGCGCATTTTCCGGCAGCTGAAGGACAAGGTAATGCAAGATCCACTGCACCCGTTGGCCCTGTGTATGAGGAGGTGTCTCCCAAAGAagagattgaactgaacactaaccaaGCGTATGGACCATTATAG
- the LOC135348976 gene encoding uncharacterized protein LOC135348976 isoform X1 produces MNLVRVLLLAGFSTASSATAQYSVSVERPCPMDTVTFTCTAAGDALRWEPSDVTSITILSTSDLNVPIGVSGYTVTLIAANDTILTSNLSRTAKNGITVSCVGFVPTLYTIGSSTINLVDFPAPPSTIRHSTLSSSANEVSVPVQWKPPTDTGGRDDLTYTVTVSPPAQLSATVLTSTSVTVTAQYNVDYTVSFMAINCAGNSTTVEYNFRIEICPVLTTDPMNGAFETVTSRLPGSEVIVQCDAGFGSPNTMVTCNGQTLMWSPDPEAIVCLPIIQPPPSTRPPMRCTVQLGPPQNGTISDHSVPAVPATQVTFQCDNGLFPEGILTATCLATGEWDKNPGEIICRAQPLTLFTRTDLGTAVSVSVVVTTALFTIIGFGLGLLIMYLFMRKKIVYLLAKTQTNVGPTVPAGPIYEEVRVLPTEEIELNINQAYGPVGL; encoded by the exons ATGAACTTGGTTAGAGTTCTCCTCCTGGCTGGCTTTAGCACTGCCAGCAGTGCCACTG cacaatattcagtgagtgtggagagaccatgtccaatggatACAGTCACTTTCACTTGCACTGCTGCTGGAGATGCCTTGAGATGGGAGCCGTCAGATGTTACTAGCATCACTATCCTCTCCACTTCTGATCTCAATGTGCCCATCGGTGTATCAGGTTATACTGTGACACTGATTGCAGCCAATGACACTATATTAACATCTAATCTGTCAAGAACAGCAAagaatgggatcactgtgtcctgtgtggggtTTGTGCCTACTTTATATACTATAGGATCTTCAACAATTAATTTGGTTG ATTTTCCAGCACCACCTTCCACCATAAGACACTCCACTCTGAGCAGCTCAGCCAATGAAGTTAGTGTTCCAGTACAGTGGAAACCTCCTACTGAtactggtggtagagatgacctcacctacacagtgaccgtctcacctccggcccagctctctgctactgtcctcacatccacctctgtcactgtgactgctcaatacaatgtggactacacCGTCAGTTTTATGGCTATCAAttgtgctgggaacagtacaactGTTGAGTACAACTTCAGGATTG AAATCTGTCCTGTGTTAACTACTGACCCCATGAATGGAGCCTTTGAAACAGTCACTAGCAGATTGCCAGGATCTGAAGTAATTGTCCAATGTGATGCTGGGTTTGGGTCTCCTAATACTATGGTGACATGTAATGGTCAAacactgatgtggagtccTGACCCTGAAGCTATTGTGTGTTTACCAATAATCCAGCCTCCTCCTTCAACTC GTCCTCCAATGAGGTGCACTGTTCAACTAGGCCCACCACAGAACGGTACCATTAGTGATCATTCTGTACCAGCTGTTCCCGCTACACAAGTTACAttccagtgtgacaatggactgtTCCCTGAAGGGATACTGACTGCCACCTGTCTAGCTACAGGAGAATGGGACAAGAATCCGGGAGAGATTATCTGCAGAG CTCAACCTCTCACCTTATTCACTCGTACTGACCTTGGTACTGCTGTTTCCGTTAGTGTGGTTGTCACGACAGCTCTGTTCACGATCATTGGATTTGGTCTTGGACTCCTGATAATGTATTTGTTCATGCGGAAGAAAATTGTGTATCTCTTAGCTAAGACGCAAACTAATGTTGGACCCACTGTACCAGCTGGTCCTATTTATGAGGAGGTGCGGGTGTTACCCacagaggagattgaactcaaCATTAACCAAGCATATGGACCAGTGGGACTGTGA
- the LOC135348976 gene encoding uncharacterized protein LOC135348976 isoform X5: MNLVRVLLLAGFSTASSATVSVERPCPMDTVTFTCTAAGDALRWEPSDVTSITILSTSDLNVPIGVSGYTVTLIAANDTILTSNLSRTAKNGITVSCVGFVPTLYTIGSSTINLVDFPAPPSTIRHSTLSSSANEVSVPVQWKPPTDTGGRDDLTYTVTVSPPAQLSATVLTSTSVTVTAQYNVDYTVSFMAINCAGNSTTVEYNFRIEICPVLTTDPMNGAFETVTSRLPGSEVIVQCDAGFGSPNTMVTCNGQTLMWSPDPEAIVCLPIIQPPPSTRPPMRCTVQLGPPQNGTISDHSVPAVPATQVTFQCDNGLFPEGILTATCLATGEWDKNPGEIICRAQPLTLFTRTDLGTAVSVSVVVTTALFTIIGFGLGLLIMYLFMRKKIVYLLAKTQTNVGPTVPAGPIYEEVRVLPTEEIELNINQAYGPVGL; this comes from the exons ATGAACTTGGTTAGAGTTCTCCTCCTGGCTGGCTTTAGCACTGCCAGCAGTGCCACTG tgagtgtggagagaccatgtccaatggatACAGTCACTTTCACTTGCACTGCTGCTGGAGATGCCTTGAGATGGGAGCCGTCAGATGTTACTAGCATCACTATCCTCTCCACTTCTGATCTCAATGTGCCCATCGGTGTATCAGGTTATACTGTGACACTGATTGCAGCCAATGACACTATATTAACATCTAATCTGTCAAGAACAGCAAagaatgggatcactgtgtcctgtgtggggtTTGTGCCTACTTTATATACTATAGGATCTTCAACAATTAATTTGGTTG ATTTTCCAGCACCACCTTCCACCATAAGACACTCCACTCTGAGCAGCTCAGCCAATGAAGTTAGTGTTCCAGTACAGTGGAAACCTCCTACTGAtactggtggtagagatgacctcacctacacagtgaccgtctcacctccggcccagctctctgctactgtcctcacatccacctctgtcactgtgactgctcaatacaatgtggactacacCGTCAGTTTTATGGCTATCAAttgtgctgggaacagtacaactGTTGAGTACAACTTCAGGATTG AAATCTGTCCTGTGTTAACTACTGACCCCATGAATGGAGCCTTTGAAACAGTCACTAGCAGATTGCCAGGATCTGAAGTAATTGTCCAATGTGATGCTGGGTTTGGGTCTCCTAATACTATGGTGACATGTAATGGTCAAacactgatgtggagtccTGACCCTGAAGCTATTGTGTGTTTACCAATAATCCAGCCTCCTCCTTCAACTC GTCCTCCAATGAGGTGCACTGTTCAACTAGGCCCACCACAGAACGGTACCATTAGTGATCATTCTGTACCAGCTGTTCCCGCTACACAAGTTACAttccagtgtgacaatggactgtTCCCTGAAGGGATACTGACTGCCACCTGTCTAGCTACAGGAGAATGGGACAAGAATCCGGGAGAGATTATCTGCAGAG CTCAACCTCTCACCTTATTCACTCGTACTGACCTTGGTACTGCTGTTTCCGTTAGTGTGGTTGTCACGACAGCTCTGTTCACGATCATTGGATTTGGTCTTGGACTCCTGATAATGTATTTGTTCATGCGGAAGAAAATTGTGTATCTCTTAGCTAAGACGCAAACTAATGTTGGACCCACTGTACCAGCTGGTCCTATTTATGAGGAGGTGCGGGTGTTACCCacagaggagattgaactcaaCATTAACCAAGCATATGGACCAGTGGGACTGTGA
- the LOC135352442 gene encoding uncharacterized protein LOC135352442 isoform X3 produces MTRLGAAIYWLALSLTLQINVLSATFLVSDERPCPMERVTFTCTAPGANLRWSLSDVASNIDVHSEFTPLNTPLMPVQGYTVTRIALNNAGIASTLSRIAEDGVMVTCLNPNPSNEIGSATIQLAVPPSPPQRVGHSVDNSSADGVSVTVQWDPPTETGGRDDLTYTVTISPPAQLSATVLTSTSVTMTAQYNVNYTVSVVDTNCAGNSTTAEYSFRIGKLAALRSHISDSFAGGCPELTNPTNRTFGPVSSRLPGSTVTIQCDKGYVSPVTMVTCDDGTLLWSPSSETIMCGQLQQTQAPPTTAIPGTQVSFQCDNGLFPEGISTSTCLATGDWDRNPGEIVCRVQSPSIFTGTDLGIAVSVSVIITAALFIIIGFLTGLLVIYLRYHKKAAHFPAAEGQGNARSTAPVGPVYEEVSPKEEIELNTNQAYGPL; encoded by the exons ATGACAAGATTAGGAGCTGCTATTTACTGGTTGGCATTAAGTTTAACTCTTCAGATaaatg TTCTATCAGCAACCTTCCTGGTGAGTGATGAGAGGCCGTGTCCAATGGAGAGAGTCACATTCACCTGCACTGCTCCTGGAGCTAACCTGAGATGGTCACTATCTGATGTTGCTTCAAATATCGATGTTCACTCTGAGTTCACTCCCCTCAACACACCTCTGATGCCAGTACAAGGTTACACTGTGACACGGATTGCTCTCAACAATGCTGGCATAGCATCCACCCTCTCAAGAATAGCCGAGGATGGAGTCATGGTGACTTGTCTAAACCCAAACCCTTCAAATGAGATTGGATCAGCGACCATTCAGTTGGCTG TTCCTCCTTCTCCTCCTCAAAGAGTCGGTCACTCTGTTGATAACAGTTCAGCCGATGGAGTCAGTGTGACTGTACAGTGGgaccctcctactgagactggtggtagagatgaccttacctacacagtgactatctcacctccggcccagctctctgctactgtcctcacatccacctctgtcactatgactgctcaatacaatgtgaactacactgtcagtgttgtggataccaactgtgctgggaacagtacaactGCTGAGTACAGCTTTAGGATTGGTAAGCTGGCAGCATTACGCAGTCACATTTCCGATTCCTTTGCAGGCGGCTGTCCTGAGTTGACCAATCCCACAAATAGAACATTTGGACCAGTGTCCAGCAGATTGCCAGGATCCACTGTAACAATCCAGTGTGATAAAGGGTATGTGTCTCCTGTTACGATGGTGACATGTGATGACGGTACACTATTGTGGAGCCCAAGCTCTGAAACTATCATGTGTGGTCAATTGCAACAAACCCAGGCTCCTCCAACAACTG CTATTCCCGGTACACAAGTGTCCTTTCAGTGTGATAATGGACTGTTCCCCGAGGGGATATCGACTTCCACCTGTCTCGCTACAGGAGATTGGGACAGGAACCCAGGAGAGATTGTCTGTAGAG TTCAATCCCCAAGTATTTTCACTGGTACTGACCTTGGTATTGCTGTTTCCGTTAGTGTGATTATCACGGCAGCTCTGTTTATAATCattggattcctcactggactctTAGTGATATATCTTCGCTATCATAAGAAAGCAGCGCATTTTCCGGCAGCTGAAGGACAAGGTAATGCAAGATCCACTGCACCCGTTGGCCCTGTGTATGAGGAGGTGTCTCCCAAAGAagagattgaactgaacactaaccaaGCGTATGGACCATTATAG
- the LOC135348976 gene encoding uncharacterized protein LOC135348976 isoform X2, protein MNLVRVLLLAGFSTASATAQYSVSVERPCPMDTVTFTCTAAGDALRWEPSDVTSITILSTSDLNVPIGVSGYTVTLIAANDTILTSNLSRTAKNGITVSCVGFVPTLYTIGSSTINLVDFPAPPSTIRHSTLSSSANEVSVPVQWKPPTDTGGRDDLTYTVTVSPPAQLSATVLTSTSVTVTAQYNVDYTVSFMAINCAGNSTTVEYNFRIEICPVLTTDPMNGAFETVTSRLPGSEVIVQCDAGFGSPNTMVTCNGQTLMWSPDPEAIVCLPIIQPPPSTRPPMRCTVQLGPPQNGTISDHSVPAVPATQVTFQCDNGLFPEGILTATCLATGEWDKNPGEIICRAQPLTLFTRTDLGTAVSVSVVVTTALFTIIGFGLGLLIMYLFMRKKIVYLLAKTQTNVGPTVPAGPIYEEVRVLPTEEIELNINQAYGPVGL, encoded by the exons cacaatattcagtgagtgtggagagaccatgtccaatggatACAGTCACTTTCACTTGCACTGCTGCTGGAGATGCCTTGAGATGGGAGCCGTCAGATGTTACTAGCATCACTATCCTCTCCACTTCTGATCTCAATGTGCCCATCGGTGTATCAGGTTATACTGTGACACTGATTGCAGCCAATGACACTATATTAACATCTAATCTGTCAAGAACAGCAAagaatgggatcactgtgtcctgtgtggggtTTGTGCCTACTTTATATACTATAGGATCTTCAACAATTAATTTGGTTG ATTTTCCAGCACCACCTTCCACCATAAGACACTCCACTCTGAGCAGCTCAGCCAATGAAGTTAGTGTTCCAGTACAGTGGAAACCTCCTACTGAtactggtggtagagatgacctcacctacacagtgaccgtctcacctccggcccagctctctgctactgtcctcacatccacctctgtcactgtgactgctcaatacaatgtggactacacCGTCAGTTTTATGGCTATCAAttgtgctgggaacagtacaactGTTGAGTACAACTTCAGGATTG AAATCTGTCCTGTGTTAACTACTGACCCCATGAATGGAGCCTTTGAAACAGTCACTAGCAGATTGCCAGGATCTGAAGTAATTGTCCAATGTGATGCTGGGTTTGGGTCTCCTAATACTATGGTGACATGTAATGGTCAAacactgatgtggagtccTGACCCTGAAGCTATTGTGTGTTTACCAATAATCCAGCCTCCTCCTTCAACTC GTCCTCCAATGAGGTGCACTGTTCAACTAGGCCCACCACAGAACGGTACCATTAGTGATCATTCTGTACCAGCTGTTCCCGCTACACAAGTTACAttccagtgtgacaatggactgtTCCCTGAAGGGATACTGACTGCCACCTGTCTAGCTACAGGAGAATGGGACAAGAATCCGGGAGAGATTATCTGCAGAG CTCAACCTCTCACCTTATTCACTCGTACTGACCTTGGTACTGCTGTTTCCGTTAGTGTGGTTGTCACGACAGCTCTGTTCACGATCATTGGATTTGGTCTTGGACTCCTGATAATGTATTTGTTCATGCGGAAGAAAATTGTGTATCTCTTAGCTAAGACGCAAACTAATGTTGGACCCACTGTACCAGCTGGTCCTATTTATGAGGAGGTGCGGGTGTTACCCacagaggagattgaactcaaCATTAACCAAGCATATGGACCAGTGGGACTGTGA
- the LOC135352442 gene encoding uncharacterized protein LOC135352442 isoform X2, with the protein MTRLGAAIYWLALSLTLQINVLSATFLVSDERPCPMERVTFTCTAPGANLRWSLSDVASNIDVHSEFTPLNTPLMPVQGYTVTRIALNNAGIASTLSRIAEDGVMVTCLNPNPSNEIGSATIQLAVPPSPPQRVGHSVDNSSADGVSVTVQWDPPTETGGRDDLTYTVTISPPAQLSATVLTSTSVTMTAQYNVNYTVSVVDTNCAGNSTTAEYSFRIGGCPELTNPTNRTFGPVSSRLPGSTVTIQCDKGYVSPVTMVTCDDGTLLWSPSSETIMCGQLQQTQAPPTTALLMRCTAQLDPPRNGTIISDHFLPAIPGTQVSFQCDNGLFPEGISTSTCLATGDWDRNPGEIVCRVQSPSIFTGTDLGIAVSVSVIITAALFIIIGFLTGLLVIYLRYHKKAAHFPAAEGQGNARSTAPVGPVYEEVSPKEEIELNTNQAYGPL; encoded by the exons ATGACAAGATTAGGAGCTGCTATTTACTGGTTGGCATTAAGTTTAACTCTTCAGATaaatg TTCTATCAGCAACCTTCCTGGTGAGTGATGAGAGGCCGTGTCCAATGGAGAGAGTCACATTCACCTGCACTGCTCCTGGAGCTAACCTGAGATGGTCACTATCTGATGTTGCTTCAAATATCGATGTTCACTCTGAGTTCACTCCCCTCAACACACCTCTGATGCCAGTACAAGGTTACACTGTGACACGGATTGCTCTCAACAATGCTGGCATAGCATCCACCCTCTCAAGAATAGCCGAGGATGGAGTCATGGTGACTTGTCTAAACCCAAACCCTTCAAATGAGATTGGATCAGCGACCATTCAGTTGGCTG TTCCTCCTTCTCCTCCTCAAAGAGTCGGTCACTCTGTTGATAACAGTTCAGCCGATGGAGTCAGTGTGACTGTACAGTGGgaccctcctactgagactggtggtagagatgaccttacctacacagtgactatctcacctccggcccagctctctgctactgtcctcacatccacctctgtcactatgactgctcaatacaatgtgaactacactgtcagtgttgtggataccaactgtgctgggaacagtacaactGCTGAGTACAGCTTTAGGATTG GCGGCTGTCCTGAGTTGACCAATCCCACAAATAGAACATTTGGACCAGTGTCCAGCAGATTGCCAGGATCCACTGTAACAATCCAGTGTGATAAAGGGTATGTGTCTCCTGTTACGATGGTGACATGTGATGACGGTACACTATTGTGGAGCCCAAGCTCTGAAACTATCATGTGTGGTCAATTGCAACAAACCCAGGCTCCTCCAACAACTG CTCTTCTAATGAGATGCACTGCTCAACTGGACCCACCACGGAATGGTACCATTATCAGTGATCATTTTTTACCAGCTATTCCCGGTACACAAGTGTCCTTTCAGTGTGATAATGGACTGTTCCCCGAGGGGATATCGACTTCCACCTGTCTCGCTACAGGAGATTGGGACAGGAACCCAGGAGAGATTGTCTGTAGAG TTCAATCCCCAAGTATTTTCACTGGTACTGACCTTGGTATTGCTGTTTCCGTTAGTGTGATTATCACGGCAGCTCTGTTTATAATCattggattcctcactggactctTAGTGATATATCTTCGCTATCATAAGAAAGCAGCGCATTTTCCGGCAGCTGAAGGACAAGGTAATGCAAGATCCACTGCACCCGTTGGCCCTGTGTATGAGGAGGTGTCTCCCAAAGAagagattgaactgaacactaaccaaGCGTATGGACCATTATAG
- the LOC135348723 gene encoding uncharacterized protein LOC135348723 isoform X2, with protein sequence MISSICNYRYLDLHKTIHFAFLGFIKKSSELHGGNKGFIEKAMLRDTLMSIFFLHNSIQIKYLLLIAFMINSQTGEASLVSNTSVACPGEAVLFTCSKPATALRWQVDLPAEFGLTSVQSAIFLGSNVGQRDTFGSGVIMFEAVLVSSDGGTVTSTLINLSEVSVLDGSNVTCTSTVTDGGVIELQQTVIVAVAPTAPLNPRLSAAQNQISSSIVTVLWDSPSSTGGVSVSYVLIISPTPLSGSPVTVETTSAQIIISYNTPYNVNIRAINCVGSSSDMMPMIPAIVTCPSNPTPTNRVTINGAPPLPALVGSTLSFTCNGQTVLATCESNGRWSHDPTTYDCPSVHCSLPPELCNGGIVDYERLNETVLEGTVLTYQCDNEFSLTGPNNINCTNAGLWSIEPEAIKFYSRHPIYW encoded by the exons ATGATTAGCTCTATCTGCAACTATAgatatctagatctacacaaGACAATACATTTTGCTTTTTTGGGCTTTATAAAAAAAAGTAGTGAACTTCATGGTGGTAACAAAGGATTTATAGAGAAAGCGATGCTGAGAGACACACTGATGTCAATTTTCTTCTTACACAATTCAATTCAGATCAAGTATCTTCTGTTAATAGCATTTATGATTAACTCTCAGACAGGAG AGGCCTCTTTAGTGTCCAACACGAGTGTGGCGTGTCCTGGAGAGGCAGTTCTGTTCACATGCTCTAAGCCTGCCACTGCATTAAGATGGCAAGTGGATCTTCCAGCAGAGTTTGGGTTGACGTCAGTACAAAGTGCAATTTTCCTTGGTTCTAATGTTGGTCAAAGGGACACATTTGGATCAGGAGTGATCATGTTTGAGGCTGTTCTTGTGAGCAGTGATGGTGGAACTGTAACGTCCACTCTCATCAACCTcagtgaagtgtctgtactggATGGTAGCAATGTCACCTGTACTAGTACTGTTACTGATGGTGGTGTAATAGAGTTACAACAGACAGTCATAGTTGCTG TTGCTCCAACCGCTCCACTCAACCCAAGACTGTCTGCCGCTCAAAATCAAATCAGTTCGTCCATTGTCACTGTATTATGGGATtctccctcctctactggtggtgtgtctgtcagctatgtcctcatcatctccccaacacctctctccgGGTCACCAGTCACCGTGGAGACCACCTCGGCACAGATAATCATCTCCTATAACACTCCCTACAATGTGAACATCAGAGCTATCAACTGTGTTGGATCGAGCAGTGATATGATGCCAATGATTCCTgctattg TTACATGCCCCTCTAACCCAACGCCTACCAACCGAGTGACCATCAATGGTGCTCCTCCACTGCCTGCACTAGTAGGATCAACTCTTAGTTTCACTTGCAATGGACAGACGGTACTAGCAACCTGTGAGAGTAATGGACGATGGTCACATGACCCCACCACATACGACTGTCCCTCAG TGCACTGCTCTCTTCCTCCTGAGCTGTGCAATGGTGGTATAGTGGACTATGAGAGGTTGAAcgagacagtgttggagggaacagtgctgacttaccagtgtgacaatgaaTTCTCATTGACTGGACCCAACAACATCAATTGTACTAATGCTGGACTCTGGAGCATtgagcctgaggcaatcaA GTTCTACAGTCGCCATCCTATCTACTGGTGA